One Apteryx mantelli isolate bAptMan1 chromosome 2, bAptMan1.hap1, whole genome shotgun sequence genomic window, AGGCGGGGGCCGCCTGGAAGTCGAAGCCCTGCGGGAGGATGGAGGCGCCGAAGCCCAGCCCGTTCATCATGCGGTACATGGGCTTCAGCGCCTGGCATTTCCTCCTGAAGCCGCGGGGCCGCCGTCGGAAGGAGCCCTCCTCGAACATGAACTCGCTGGCCGGGTCGATGGTCCAGTAGTGGCCCTTGCCCGGGCGGCCCAGGCCCTTGGGCAGCTTGATGAAGCACTCGTTGAGTGAGAGGTTGTGGCGCACAGAATTCTTCCAGCCCTGGTAGGAGCCGCGGAAGAAGGGGAAGCGGGCCTGCAGGAACTGGTAGATCTCACTGAGGGTCAGGCGCTTGGAGGGCGAGCTCTGGATGGCCATGACGATGAGGGCGATGTAGGAGTAGGGAGGCTTCTCGGGCCGCCGCAGCCCCGAGCTGGCCTTCTTGCTCTTGgaggacgccgccgccgccgccgaggaggaggaggaggaggaggaggtggaggtggaggaagaggaCGTGGAGGTCTCCAGGGCGGAGGAGGGCGGCCGGCTCATCTGGAGAGCTCCGGGAGCCGGGCTGCAGGAGCGGAGAGGGACGGGGGGCTCCAGCCGCTGCTGGCCGCTCGCGGTGGTCATCTGGCGGAGGGAGGGGAATGGGGCAGGGTGGGGTgaggctgggagggaagggggggagccgggcggaGTGGGTACCGGGGCGGGGGGTgccccgccgggggggggcggtggAAGCTGCTGTCCTCCGGGCACCTCCTCagtgcggcgggcggcggcggggccacgGCAGCGCCGAGCGCATCCCTCCCGCCGGCCCCTTGCGCAATGGCTCCTCTCCTTTCCGCCGGAGCCAGGCACTGGCGGGATGGacccgctcggccccggccccggccccggccccggcccggcccccgcccggcccccgcccgccccgcaccGCCCGCGGAGGCTCCGCTCAGCGCCGCTCCGcttcctcctctgccccccacctgGGGACCAGCCCTCTGCCTAATCCGGTAAGGGGAGGAAGCgcaagagccccccccccccccaatcccttcCGCACTGTTATTCTTTCATATATACTTTCTTGTTACGTAAAAGGCTCGGCAGCCAGACACAGCGCGGCCACCTATCAGTTTCTTcaatcttgctctttttttttgtctttccctgCAGACCCCCCGGAATCCGGCCGAGAAGTCAGCCCGGCAgcgggaagagggagagggagagggagagggagagagagagagaccaccCCCTTTCCAGCTGGCCTCTGTCCACTCGTCATCTGGGCAGGAGGCGCTGCTGGTGCTGTGGCCGCTCCGGCACCATCCCGGGTCGCTGGGGCCGCCGGCTCCCACGCACGCACTgacaccgctgccgccgccccggggcagcccgagcccccggcccccggcccgacccggccccCGGGCCGCTCGCtgctcgccccccccccgccgcgccagcctccctgctccctccgcGGCGCGGCTCGCCCCGGCCTCGCGTGGGGAAGCAGGAGGGACAGCCGGGACGCCGAGCGGGGCAGACGGGCGTGTGTGTGCGTgggcttgtgtgtgtgcgtgcgcgtgtgtgcgtgcgcgtgtgAGAGGGGTCCGTCGCCCTGCGGAGCCCCGGACAGCAGTATTTTGCTGCCCCTCAAGCCCGCCAGGCTGCTCTTTTTAAAGACCGTGCCAGTTTCTCGCTACCCATTGCCaattttctcccccctccccaaatataaaatgaaataaagaacaaaCACGAGTGATttgtccccctccctccctcggcTGTCATCCCGGTGCAGCGAGTGGGGCGCAGTGCTTGCAAACGTGCTTTGCCGGAGGAAACGGGGagccggaggggaggggaggagaggggcaggcGGAGGCAAAGGCCCGCTCCCAGATGATGGAGGAGACTCCGAGATCAAACTGGAGACAGAGGAAGGACGGCGGCAGGACGAGAAGCAGAGCAGACAGGGATGCTGGCGCataggcttgggggggggggggaaggacctgGGCAGAGCAGGATACCGTATCAGCGTGCCTGGAGCGCtgcgtgtgtgcctgtgtgtgtgtctgggcgtgtgtctgtgtgtccgTCTGTCTCCAGCGCAGCTCCGTGCTGAGAGCTCGCTGGTGGGTACAGGCAGGGAGggggtggggctggtcccagacAGTGACCTGCAGTTGAGTGGAAGCAGGCTTTTTCCATCAAACTCTGCCTGGATACCACACACAGAGACCAAGTGTCAGTTTACTGCCCTGAGCCCGGCTCCTTTTCCCTAAGCTCCACAGTAATTAGACAAAGAAAACCTAAATTAACTGAACAGGCGTCGACAGCTTCCTCCAGATCACCGCTGCTACATACACGGGAATGTGTCCGAAAATGGCTTGATTGTACCTGAGAATCAGCTAAGAAAAACACTACAAAGCCCAGCAATGTTTACTACacgtttttaatagaaaaaaataatcactCCGTCAATAGACTGTGTTTACCTTTCCTGGGGCATCGATTTAATTGTTCCCATcgtaaaaataaataatctttccccccccccccccggggtgccgGGTGGCTGGACAGACGGGAGATTCCTGATGTCGTTGTAACAATATATacggagaattttttttttaaatcgatATTTTTGTATGCTTTAAATCGATATTTTTTGTATCCTTCCCGCCCTACATCGGCAACCGACCGTCGCTTTTCGCCTTCAGCGGCGGGACATCTGCCTAAATGTCACGACTTTCCACTAGTGGGGAGAGGCATTTACCTCCAAGACAAATGTCATGGTGTAAGAAAATGTCATTGTTTTCTCCACAGTGCAAAACAGCACGGACACTGAACCAAAAGCGGGCAGAGAAGCTCTGCGGAAGAGAGCCCTGTGCTGCATTAATTTCGAGTTTATGCAGATCTGAGAAGAGAATCGGGGGTAACGCGTTCAGTAAGCTGCCTTGTACCTGCCAGAAATGTGCTCTGCGTAGCAGACGGGTGTTTTAAACACAGCATTAAGAAGTCTCCAATACATGGTACTGAGAATTTAAAAGGTGGTTTGAAGTGCCCCTGATTAAACAGAAGTGCATTTGCTGTTTGGTGGAGATGTTTATTTTGGTTGGTGTATCCATTTCTGAGTTGATCCCAGCTTTGGAGCACAACTGGTTTGTTTTACCAGAGTATACGGAAATTAAACTTTTTGGCAGATTTGGTTACTCAGATGTTGTTCTATAATCATCGTTTTTATTCTAGGAAATCTCTTCATTATTGCGGTTTCAGTTTCATGTTCATAACATAGTCCCCTCTGCTTCGCTGGCTAAATGAAATAACTTAGACTAAACCAGTTAAGAAAATGGGAGACAAATATGAAAGATAAATGTTTGCGGTTATCTCAGAGACCCCGCGGttgttcccccccctttttctgttcccccccttttttttaactgcGTGCTTCAGGCTCTTTCTCTGTTCTGAGGTCCTGCAGATGAGAAGCGTTTTTTCAATTAAATCCGAGACTGAAACTTAAACAAATCCCTCCAGTATTGTAAAAGTGCGTTTCCTTAAGCCCTGGAGGATTTTCCTCCAACTGTCATTTTCAGGGTGCCTGGATGCAGATCTCGATCGGCAGCGGCTGACAGCGCTCCGGGTCCGCGTGAGGGACACGCGGGCGTTTCCCCCTAACCGAGCCGGCGGAGCCCGTCAGCCCGGCGGAGCTCCGCAGCCGGCCCCGTCGGCCCGGGGCAGCGCTcaccggccgcgccgcgccgcgccagggCGGGCGGACGCCGCACCCAGGGGGCAGAAAGGCCGGCGGGGGACGGGGCTCGCAGCAGTCCTGCCCCGTCCTTTGTGCTGCTCCCGGGACCTCTTGACTCCTCGGGACCTTTGGCAGTAGCCGTGCGATCCCAGTGTTTATTTGGAGAGATTTTTCcgctttctctccccccccctttctttgcgTACGCATGGGTAGCAGGCGTGACTCTTTTTATAGCCATTTTCCTGAAGGCTGAATCAGGACCCTTCTGCCCGGCTCCTACGGAAGAGTGAGGGTCTCTCTCCCTACCGAAGgcagagggaaaaggaagaaggCCACGGCACCCGAGAGCTTGAAGCACCAGAGGACACGGGAGCACCTCCCGGTCTCAAGGGCAGACAAGGATATTCATCGCAAAACTCAGGGGCCTACTTCTCCTtgcggagaaaaaaaaaaagacctccccccaaaaaaaacaacagtccAACCCCAAAAGCATCACCGAACATGTGCACTGCACAAAAAAAGACACAGCTCCCATAGCATTTTGCAGGGGGATCCGCTAGGGATCGTCATAGGGGTTTGGCTGGCTTCACGTGAAGACACCTTAGGACGTTTTTTAGCAGTGCCGAGATATGTGGGGAACGAAGTGAGGGTCAGGACACCTCCGTGAAGGCAGTAGTCGCGACTTTATAGGGCGACAGCTTCCTCCTTCCTCGACAGCTCTTCCACCCGGGACAGCTTTGTTCAGTGTCCTATGAAGGAGGGAAAGCCCAGGCGAGAAACAAGGTTTGGGCGAGAAGCCAGCCGAGGAGCAAAATCTGTTTGCTTGTGGGGAAGTGTTTTTCAGGGGAAATCGGCCTCAGCAGGTGGGAGAAGAGGTGCCACCCAAATCACCCGTGCTGGGGACGCAGGATCCTGGCGTCCGGGAGcatcctgcagggagcagggactctGCGGGCTCCTAGGGCCGGAGGACACCGCGGAGGGGAAAGTGTAAACATTGAACACCGGGGTCTCgaagacatttttttccctcctctggaAAGATTCTGCTTTCCCAGGCATTTGGTCTCTTCAACGTGCTGAGATGAGTTTCTCAGTTTTCAGGCTTTCCGGAAGGCCACCTACAGCCTAAGATTTTGTTGCCGTGTTGCCTCacccccaccccgccccccctCACCCCGACATTGCCTTCATCCCATGCCTGTTATCCCTTTCTCCTCACTGCACGGGAGCCGTGGCAGAAAGACAGCTCGCACAGGCCCTGCGAAGTCGCCCCTTGGGCTGCAGGAGTTGCCTGGGGGCTGTGTGTGCGGGGGGAGTCTGGGCACAGCCCGAGCTGCCCACTCTCTCTCCTGGGGCTGCCGCCTCGCATGCCGGCTTGCTAAACCCGGGGTTTAGCAAAAAAACCTCCCCGCCAGCTGCTGGGCTCTGCTGGAGGTGCAGGAGGGTGCATCGCCTGGATCCAGCGGGCTGCTAGTGCCACGCTCATCCTCACCGCTCTCCCCGCGGGTGCCGAGCCGGCGGCACAGAGCcgggcagggagatgcagaccGACCTCCCTGACTCCCACGGGTGCCGGAGGAGGAGGGCTGCCCGCCTCTGCTGTGCCTAAAGGCTCGGGGGAAAGCGAGGGCTCCGAATGATGCAGGAGACCTGGTGGTAGCGTGGACCACGCGGGTTTTGCTGTAGACCCGTAGCAGCTCCCGCGTATATTGCACCGATTAAACCTGTACAAACACACGCTCCACGTATAATATATAGTGTCTGTTTTATAAGTGTCACCCTCGAATATTTCCACCAAGTGCGCGAGGGTAGATCCTGCTTTTCCTATGCCAGATGACAACGTTAAAGATTTTTATCCACTCCCAGCTCCGCACAGCTCCAAGTGAACTTCCCGGAGCATCAAAATAAACCCCCTACAGCGGTCAGGATATAGGTCACCTCTTTAAAAGGAAACACAACACTTCcaaaaatataaaacatctttgacgtaaaaaaaaaaatactcttttgtcTCCGAGCATCCTCTGTCGGTGTAAATAAAACGTGATAGGCGCGGGGTAAAATAAGAAGCGGAATGTTTCGAGATCGGAGCAAATGCAAAGTCTCCGCGCTGTCAGCTTCGCTGCGAGAGCTCAGTGCAAGGAGCCGGTGGTAGCGGAGAGGCACACTTCGGCGAAAGGCATTTACATTAATGTATAGGGGTCTGCAGTGCTCCCAATGCGGATAACGAGGCACAGTTCTGCCTTTGGCAAACCTTCAAGAGGACGTTGCAAAAGAGATGAATGTCAGatacgacccccccccccccgcacacatcCCGTTCAGGTTTTAACCCTTGTTCTGTGGTTAAGGTCGTGCAAAAGCCAGCAGTGACGGTGCAAAACATTGACAGCAGCCTTTGTCGTAGGATTCATCGTGTTTCTACAATGCTCTAGGAAAAGCAGCCCCCTaatcctgttctgcacactgCACTGACTGCTGCGAATGAGGGCAAGCACGGCTTGGCCCGAGATCTGAACGCACGCTACCTTTCTGGCTGACTTCTAATCCGCCCAAGTTTACATTCCGATCAAATGAGATTTCTGACTTTACCCCTTGTCAATAATTTTCATACACGCTTCGACCTTAATCGCTTTCCGTACCATTTTTAGCAGACATTTGTAGCTTCAGCGGGGCCGGCGAGGCGGCTGTGCCCCGACTCCGGCTGCGGGCTGCGCTGCTGTCCCTCCTCGCCGCCGTGCCGGGGGCTCCGGGCCAGCCCCAAACGCCGCAGCGGTGACACCTCCTTCCCGCAGAAGCCCCCGGGAAAGCCTCCCCGGGCCGGAGAGCCGCGTCTCGCCGGCCGGGCGGCGAGGGGGGAGAGCGACAGGGGAGGGGGGTGCTGGGGTGATAGGTGTCTATTTAGTGTCGGAGCGCGTgcggttttgttttaattttggaagaaaaagggcccctcggcggcgcgggcggccacCAGCTCGGCACCGCCGGGCGGCTGTGCGCGCTCctcgcccgcggcgcggcggtgtCCGCGGGTGCGGAGCGGGCCTCGcccgcagccctggccccgcGGCCCGGGAAGGCACTAATCAGGAGCAGGtttccctcttctccccttttctccccccactcctttcttcccccccgccctccccccgccTTTCGTGAGAggttttcattaatttttaagtAAAGCCCATAAAACATAACGACCCACTCAAAGGTAGGGCCGAGTTACTGAGTGCCGGATTATACATGATTTACGAACATAGTTTGGAAAAAAGTAATAATCCGAGCTCGCACCTAAGGAGCGAGCCTGCCAAGTGGGGGCACGGCTTCTGCGGCCTCAGCCCGCCGCCTCCTGCCTCGGCGCTGCTCATTAGGGGCGTTGCGAGGCGGCGGGGCAGGAAACCGTAAAGCCGATTTTACATcttttgtgtgcgtgtgcttTTACGGGATGCATCTCCCCCCCATTccctccccccacacccaccTTTTTGCACCGGTGACTCCAAAGGCCTCGGTCTGCTACGGTCGCCCACCGGAtcaaagggggagggggggcgatGGTGCCTTCAGTGTCCCCCCACACAAGTACTCCCGTcaccctttttctctttccctcctccatCCGGGAGGCTTTTATTGATGAGCTGCCTCCGAGCCCCCGCACGAAATGTCCCTGAAGGGTTTAGACAATTCATCAGCCATCACTTTCGGTATCTGCTTCCTCCCTTTCAAATACAATCCTCGCACACCACGctaggaggggaggggagcataCTTGAGACCAGAACAGCTACATAATCAACGTCAAAATGATACCACTGACCTTTCGGAAACATGGAGTCCGGgccaaaaaaacctccaaatgatttacttttccttctttaatttttttttttaactttcactgCCGCAGTATATACACCATTATTGCTTGCTTTCCTAATTCATTAGGGCTTTGCGGAATGGCAGATCCATCTCTTCCTTCGCAACAGAGGGTGGAATAACCAAGGAataaccaagagaaaaaaaaaggggggggagaaagagtgAGGCTCCCAAACGATGCCCTTTGCAGGCTGcacccccgcggggccgggggtggGTGTCGGAGGCGCCGTGCCTCCCGGGTGGGGGCGACCGGGGTCTGTCCCAGCGCTGGCAGCCCCCGTCCGCCTGGGGATagcccccgccgcgggcagcccgcGCGGCCGGCGCAGCCTTTCCGCTGGGTGGCGCTGGGCTCCTGGAAATGGGGCAGCGGCGCTGCCCTCACCTGCCGGGCCAGCGCCGCCCGCGATACCCCCCTGCCCGCAGCTCGGCCCCGGCTGGGGACCTTATCCCGACAGCTCACGAGCTCatcaatttatatatatatatatgtgtgtgtatatatatatatatatatatatataaacacatacacatacacatgcacatacatatacataggTTTCCTCCACTCAGATGAATTATGTCACTGGATGGAGAAGAAGCCCCCGCCCTGCTATTTCAAAGGGCCCACTTGTCTGGCTCTCGTGACATCTTCACTGATAACACCAGCCTTGCCAGCTTTTTGCCACGAAAATAAATCCCGCGGCTGACAGGCAGGGAGGGTGGCCGTGGGCCGGCAGCGGGAGTGGGCCAGTGGGCACCACGGTGCTGTGTGGGCCCCTGCGAAAGCCCAGCTTGGCCCGGGCCTGGTCCCTCCCCGAGGCCGGCAGGGTTTCAATATCCACCATCTCTCCAGAAGGGAAAACTCTAGCCTCGGATTTGTCCCAAGGCAGGGTAATATCCTCTGCTTATAAAGACCTGAGATGCCTTTTAAACATGACGTTGACATCACACTTACATTATGTGttcatatttattaaaatttagAGGGGAGGTTTTATTGTTGGAGCGCAGGGAGAGGAAGGGCGAGATTTGTTAGAGGATTTAGGTCACGCGGCCACAAATAAACCCCTTGCTCTCGGGTTCAGCGATGAATAGGATCTCTGTGAGTGAGGGGCTCCTCCTGCCGCCACCAAAGGGGAAACCTGGGTGCAAATAACCTTGGACGGGCATCCCCACAGGACATACAAGGGAGGCTGGACCCAAGTCCCTTCTTGCTTTTGTTAACTTTGGAGAATGGTCACATGCAGAGCAAGGCTCTGGCACAGATTTCATCAGTTTTTCTGTTAAACTACTGACAGTAAAAGGTGCTTGGGGCAAGGTTGAGGTAAGAATGAAGCACCAGGGCACATGGTTTGGAGAGGGACAGAGACCACAGGGCTGCTCCCTGGCATGGCCTATGGAGTCATCCACACACTGATAGTGCCGATCTCTTTTCCCAGGACCCAGGTTGCTTCTCAGTTGAGAAGACGTGAAAAGTTTCCCCATTTCAATCCGGCACTGAAAACAGAGGGCCAAGACTCAGCTTTCTCAAAGTGCAGGCTCTTACTCAGGGTCTGGCTGGAAGGGGAAAATGCTTGCAGCTGTTTGGCTATGAAGAGCTGTTTGAACGGGATCAGGAGACATGTCCAATCGACACAATCAAGAAGACGTTTTatcccttctcctctgcaaaaACATAAAGCATctttaaagctgtattttacaTGCAAAATAACATCTATTCAGGTGCTAGATACAGTTCAATCCCTTTTACTTCCTTATTTTTCAAtcaccagaaaaacaaaaatgcaaataaaaaataaatagaagaaaatgtatttggGGGAAaacttgccttgccttgcctcagTATATGGAATAGTCATATACTTAATGAGTATAAACACCTCATTATTTAGCAAGTGGGCTGCCTTGAGCACTGTCTTTCTAGGACCTGATCTTGCTCCCCTCTTGCAGCAAAGCTGGTGTAAGGGGAGTGGGCTGGGTAAGCAGGAACCATGATggcactgccctgggctgggTTTTTAGGTTGCTAGGTAAGAGCCCTGCATGGGCAGGGTGCAGTTCCCAGAGCAGGGGCAGAGTGGGTGCAAGTGTGAGTTCACAGTGGGTGGCATCCGGGATAGCAGTGGGCTCCTCTCTGTGGTTGCCTCCCTGTATTACTGGGTGAGGCTTGCTGATGGAGGCTGCAGAAGGTGAAGAAAGACCCTCAGAAGCAAAGCCATATCTGTCtcagcagggagctgccatggAGTTAGACAAGGGTGGCGAGGTGGGCACCCTTGGGCATGCTGGCCAAGGGGATGTGCCACAGCTGGGTGACAcggggaggtggcaggaggtgtgGGCAGGAGGCCCTGGCAGGCAGACCCTGGGGGGGGATTGCTCTCATGAGCAGAACCTGCTCCCACCTCCAGCTCTCACTCCAGACCTGGCTTCAAAACCCAGCAGCATGCACGAGGGAAGCTGAGATAGCAGATTAATGCTCTGGGAGCTTATCACAACACTTTCCAAGCTGTGTCTGAGGACTGGGACATATATTATAATCTCTGGTGAGAAGGATGGTTTTCCTGCTAGGTGTGTGTCCAGCCACTGGACAATGAAGCTGTAGTGCACAGCAGGGATCTGCTGATGCTCTCACAGCACAAGAAGTAATACCTGGTGGGGCATTGTATGGAGGCTCTGATCGAACGCCTGTATGAAAATACACCTCATTCCTGTCACCTCTACCAGAGACACTACATGGGAACCATAGTGAGTGGCTTCAGAAGATGGAGGCTTTGTTTCCTGCATTCTGATAAGACATTAGCTAAAGAAGTTCCTCCTAAAGTGTAGCCTGCAGCTCTTATGGCTAACCATGCAACTGATTACCTTAACTGATCAATCACTGTGGCTTGAGGCTCTAAAGACATCtgaaagaaggcagaaaaagaaatggaacaaAAGCTATGGTATGGGTGAGAGACAGAGACTTCCCATGGGGAAAGGTTGGACCTATCTACAAGACATAGTCATGCTATTCagtgcagctctgctgctccatgcAGCAGAAAGGATATA contains:
- the FOXF2 gene encoding forkhead box protein F2, with the protein product MTTASGQQRLEPPVPLRSCSPAPGALQMSRPPSSALETSTSSSSTSTSSSSSSSSAAAAASSKSKKASSGLRRPEKPPYSYIALIVMAIQSSPSKRLTLSEIYQFLQARFPFFRGSYQGWKNSVRHNLSLNECFIKLPKGLGRPGKGHYWTIDPASEFMFEEGSFRRRPRGFRRKCQALKPMYRMMNGLGFGASILPQGFDFQAAPASLACHSNGYNLDMMPNAMASGYEGLSGGHHVPHMSPNPGSTYMASCPVTANGDYGPDSSSSPVPSSPAMASAIECHSPYTSPSAHWTASGASPYIKQQGLPAANAASSGLHSGVPSYSLEQGYLHQSPRDDLSVGLPRYQHHPSPVCDRKDFVLNFNGISSFHPSASGSYYHHHHHQSVCQDIKPCVM